AACAACTGGGCAAAAAAGCACACTAAAAAGTCCGCTGGCCATATTTGACGAAACAGCAGCTGAAAGAAAACAGGCCAACATCCGTGTACACTACAAATATACCATAGGTCTTCTGATGCTTTTGTCAGTTTCAATGTATTGCCATAATTTAAATGTGACAGAGAGTTTATCACCTTATCATTGTACTGTGCTGTAGAGATTGTAGATGTTTgtatgtaaatgaataaatatgtggaataataaaacaaacaaacaaaaaagataaaaatgttGAACATGAGAAATAGAGTACTACTGTATGTTGTTcattttgtgatttgtttttttgtacatGAGAATGGAAATGTTGACATTATCGCTGAATATAGAGACTATTCCATCCTTACCGAAATGGTTCTGTATTACATTTTGTGAGagatttactttttgttttttgactCGTACTCGGGGCTTGAACTGCGCTTGTGCAGTTGAAACTGTCCCTCAATGGATTtaaaacatacatacaaataataaacaaatggtATATTGCTTGAATAGATTTTTGAGTTCTTGACGCACCTCTCAGATCCATTTATAATACATGTTGTGCGCAATTTTCTTttgtgaaacatttttttttccaaggtCCAAGGCATACCCAATGTTGCTGGTTCAAAAAGTGAGGGAAAAGCAGCATAAAAGTATGTTTATGAAATGACCAGCTAGGgcgataaattatattatattgaatcgtGATCAAATGTatttcaataacaatgataaactCTGGACTCTTTTACTCGATATTGATCTAACTCGCACAGCAGAAATGTACAACAATGGGATATcaatgtgttgatattagagatgcactGAAGGTTATGCTATTTAATGGACTTTCTATTTTTTGTGGCTTAAGCCATTGATGGGAAACTcatttaaatctggaagcattaacaactgatatcgaaatatatattgttattgttcaatatgggAAAGAATTAATCAAGATTGCTTTTTTGCCATTTCGCCCAGCCCAATgtcacgaggaaacataactgTTTTATGAATTGTCAGAAAAGTGGAAAATGTATACGCTTACATTTGTACAAAAAGcggatgatttttaaaaggatgcGTTTCCCTAAACCCCAccccaaaacacaacacaaccaGCATTGATGgatgagcaaatcaaactaaaATGTTTGAAGCAAGTTTTCtgaaaccattcattcattttttttcggcatagtccctttactaatcaggggttgccacagcagaatgagccgccaacctatccagcgtatgttttacgcagcggatgtccttcccgTCGCAACCCAACACTTTGAAACCCctgtacactcttgcattcacacatatacactatggctaattaagtttattcaattaacctacagtacagcacatgtctttggactgtgggggaaaccggagcaccctaaggaaatccacatgaacacggggagaacatgcaaacttcacacaccaactgacccaaccagggctcgaaccagtgaccttcttgctgtgaggtgatcgtaccacccactgagccaccgtgacacctTTTCTGAAACCATACAATGGTTTTGTGTTAACTTCCAAATGCAATCGAAATTAGCATTTCTTACACggtaacttaaaatgttttaaattgcaGTTTGTTACTGTATAACAGATTCCAACAAACATGAAAACATTCCTCTTACATTTCCATATGGGTCTTATTTGGTTCATTTTGTGAAAACCAGATAAGAAACAAATTAataggtaaaaaaatatatattaacaatttaataagAGCCGAAAAGAGAGTTCTGGGAACGTTCTCCTAACCTAGAGGGAACATTCTAATTCTGTAAACAACACTTTTCTGGTTAGAGAACAGAGAATGTTCTGGGAACCTAACACTGTTAGTTGAGAttctatttacttatttagtaTAAATGTAGCATTTAACAAAAGAACAATTACTAATTATTATAGTCATTTTGTCCTATCTTTCAACACAGAACCAAACTGAAAGCTATAGGAGAATTACCAATCTACATCACACATGAGGTCACACGGGTTCAACTGCGcataccggttgcaaaaaaaaaaggctgtCAAAGATATTCTAATAGAAATATATTAGATAGAAATAGTTAAAAagtcaaaaatagaaaacttaaattttagcGTATACctcactgcttttaatgccatcCGCAGATGTCTTTGGCCATcagccatcataagagctgaatggagtgaggacctaattaaaaatgctggactctgctgttttaattttatatcaggtaagttcacgctatgctgaattatacacattactcgtttttgattgcagcaatgatttcagcaaaaacaattaaatattgttCATTAAACTtcagacactgaatgcttagaatgaaatgtaaaaatgtacattcAGATACTCTGCCGTaaaggtgcagttcgctgtcagaatgcagttgatGATAAATTACCCTGGCCTTGTATAGCTTCaacttctttccttgtctttggcaaggcagaacctcggtttttttGCACGAGAAAGTTTTAAATCTGCAACCTCAGGTAATTCGCCATTGGTTATCCTcaagaaattaaaatgaatattgtGACCATTTATTTGCCGCCAGATCAAAATAAATGCTCTGAATGTTTTGATTGAATTTTAGGGTGATGCAAAAGTCACAATCATGTCTTAAATATATCGTTTTAGAAATTAAAGACATAAAACAGTAAAGTAATGTTTAATTCTAGTTTGTAATTATTTTAGCAAGTTCTATCTTTTAAAATTCACATTCAATCTAAACGTCTATACTAAACGTGTTGAAAACGTAAATGTCTTGTCTTAGGTTTAACTTAGGCTAGAAAGCCTACATTCTGTTAAATTACATGAATTATACACCATGAATATGCAACATAAAACGACTAAAGGAAAAATGTCGAGTGGTTTACAGTACTGGATGTTTTCTatcttaaataatttattcaatttttgtattttttgtttcttgcaatcaacaaacgtttattattattatttattttgtcctttgtttGGTTATTTTCGTAATCAGATATGTAAGCTGTTTGCATTATTCAAAGGTTAACGCAGTGCCTACACTTTGCGTTTACACtatagcctgcgtttgctgttatgtaaattcaaatggttgtaataccatgtatcaagtatcaatgtaataccaaaaggttttatatcaatttattaaaagactaagtctccggcaggcgagaatctagccggaattGGCCTGAGTGTATTGCTATCTGGGTGTTGTTACAGTATAggctaaatcaggggtcaccaatcctggtacgggtgggccggtgtccctgcagggtttagctccatcttgcctcaaaacacctgcctgaatgtttcaagcataccttgtaagaccttgattagcttgttcaggtgtgtttgattagggttggagctaaaatctgtaggacactggccctccaggagcaagtttggtgaccactgggcTAAATGTTTACTACAAATTACTTCAAGCTTACCTCAATGAATCATCTTGGCGGTAAACTTCGCGCTTTTCTGATTAAACATAAACCGCCTGCTTTAATTTGATTGGACCTTTGATTTGAGATTTGTTTTGGAAAACTGAACAGATaagcttaaaattgttttaaaaatgtttaagcctTTAAAATCACTAACAACATGTTTCAGTCAATACTGTTGTGTTTACTGTCTCTGGAGTTTCCAATAGATATATGATTtatgtaataattaattaaatccaTTTAGTATAACCAAAGCCCCCTTTAATAGACAGACTTTGCAGTATATCCCAATAACAGAACAGCTCGCGCATCTGACGTAACTCCCTGTACAGGCGTTAGAGGGCAGTAAAGTCATTTCAGCTGCTTGCAATCCAAACTGTGAAGGAGGATCTGCCTGAATCGCTTCCTGTGTGTGATACAATAACAACACGCTGAAGAGCAAAGGTGAGTAAAATTATTTTGCCAGTCTGTAATTTGTCATTGTGTcgattttaacatattttagcacctgtttatatatatttttagactgGTTGTCATGTTAAGCTGCATTCATTTTATGACATGTCTTACGCTGTTCTTGTAGATATGTACTTGCACCGGTAacgttaacttatttgtttttgttttaagattTCTAACTGATGGCGGCCAATATGTTTCAACCCTATTTAAGCAAGCGTTTGCGGTCTTTCTCTGTTTTGCTGAAGATATAGAGTGTTCAAAGTGTTTCGGTTCACTTCAATAACGTTTCATAAGTCAGATAAACAAAATATGAGTTCTGTTATAGGCTCAGGTATctttaataatacagtaaaacaaataatgttttaatgaGCATATTGCTGACTTTTAAATCTCGATTTTTCTATCAAAATTCGCAATTTCTAAAGAAAATTTCGaagttttgtaattgtttttatatcACGTTAAGGACATGGTGTTTTGAagggaaaataataaacaaacaatatattaACTAAACCTAAATCTGGATATTCATTTTATTTcccgcttagtcccttttattaaccTGTGGTCtacacagcggaataaaccgccaacttatccagcttatgttttacgcggaggatgcccttccagctcaacccatctctggaaaacatccatacactctcattcacactcatacactatactacggataatttagctcacccaattcacctgtaccgcatgtgtttggactgttgggggaaaccggagcacccggaggaaacccatacgaacgttgggagaacatgcaatctccacacagacacgccagcgacttccttgctgtgaggcgacagcactacctactgtgccaccatgtcgcccaaaGATGAATATTATTATACCAAATTAtccgagtttctttcttcatttgAACATGAAAAAAGATACACTGATGAATcctggaaaaaacaacaaccattGACTTagtgttttttggtttgtttgtttcttctatGGTTTCAATTACTtattttcccccaacattctacagaatatcttcttttgttttcgaACTTATTAAGTGTAAGTAAATGGtggggaaatgtttttttttttgtgaactgtccatttaaaaGCCAAACTTGCATGgctagtgggctgaaggtaaatgcAGTTGCCATGGCTAATTtcctaatttacatttacatttagtcatttagcagacgcttttatccaaagcgacttacaaatgaggacaaggaagcaatttacacaactaagagcaacaatgaataagtgctataggcaagtttcaggtctgtaaagtctaagaaggaaagtattagtagtattagtatttttattttttcttgggTACAGTTTGTGTAATAttcagaggcaattgcagattaggaagtgaagtggagactaaatagttgagtttttagtcgtttcttgaaattAGCGAGttactctgctgttctgatgcagttagggagttcattccaccagctgggcagattgagcatgagcgttcgcgaaagtgatttcttccctctttgggatggaaccacaaggcgacgttcattcacagaacgcaagtttctggagggcacatagatctgcagaagtgagagcagatgagaaggagcaaggccagaagtcactttgtaggcaaacatcagagctttgaatttgatgcgagcagcaactggcagccagtgcaaacggactagcagcggagtgacatgtgctcgtttaggttcattgaagaccactcgtgctgctgcgttctggagcagttgaagaggcttgatagagttagctggaagcccagctagtagagagttgcagtaatccagtttggagagaacaagagcttgaacaaggagttgagctgcatgttcagataagaagggtcggatctttctgatgttatagagtgcgaatctgcacgatcgagcagttctagaaatgtggttagagaagtttagttggtcatcaatcgttactccaaggcttttcaccattttggatgcagtaatggttgccccattttatttaataatatttaaaatgactagaaaacattgctttgtaTCAACTAATACagcaaatattatattttattataaacttattacagtaaaaacaatgtcatttataacagaattaaactagttttgccttgatttgctacctaatgtcttctgcatagtcctctatccaTTGAGTGACattatttactgtacatttacaaaaatctgattcatttacataaATTGAAACAAATTTCTGGCAAAGCTTTTTTatagctcaacaataaaacaaacaagcaaaaaaacttTACATCATATTAGAAATAACATTCGCCTTCGCCCAaacctctccatcattctcactctcctTACCggtggtgggccaaatcaaaagttacaatgggccaactttggcctgcgggcactactttgggcatctctgatttaaagggatagttcactcaaaaacacaaatttacaGACACTCAAGGGGGTTTCAGCCACTTAATATATTagcttctttattctgttgagcactaaagaacatattttgatgaaaaaagctgaaaacctgtaaccattgacttccatagcaggataaaccaatactatggaagtcaatggttacagttttacaacatttttcaaaatatcttctttttgtgattaacagaagaaagacaaacaagtaaatggtgagctaattatgacataattttcagtttttggtgaactatcccttaatcaCTTGTTTTTAACCGCTTGTCATGAAACTTTAACATCTTGCAGGTGTTTTCCTCCACGCCTGATGCTGTCCAGTGCTCTACGCTGCCTGCGTCCCATCTCCAGCACCCTTGTCTTATCCAGACCTCTCGCTCACCACATGGACCCAAGTGTTCCCCGTCCCGTAGAGACCACCATACGCACCAAACTGAGCAAGGCCCTCAATCCTGAGCACCTGGAGGTCATAAATGAGAGCCACATGCACGCCGTTCCCCCTGGATCAGAGTCCCACTTCAAAGTTCTGGTGGTGAGTCCTCAGTTCGAAGGTCTTTCCTTGTTACAGCGTCACCGGCTGGTAAACGAGACCCTGAAGGAGGAGCTCAGTACCTGCATCCATGCGCTCTCTATCCAGGCCAAGACGCCTCAGCAGTGGAGCAGCAACCCCAGCCTGGCAAAAAGCCCTCCATGCATGGGGGGATCCAGACATGATCACACTATGGCAGAGAAACTAAAGGCGGGTAGAGACTGACTGACATTACAGAAACAAAAACTGGGTAATATTAGATATTCAGTCGGATAAATGCACTGTAACAAAATGATCAGTTGACTtttcttaaaataagtgagtaaacctgttgccttatcATTTAAGTACATTAACTGTGtgcataaatataaacatttaagttaaatcaacttaaaagGTTACAAGTTAtgattggtttactcgctttaagtaaataatcactttttacagtgtaggtttggTGCATTGGCTTTGTGCGAATCTCTCATCTGGAGCTAATTAAGTACaatatgcaatatttaaatgactttgatgcaaataataaatgctaatttgtttgtgttgacttGGACTTTTCTGTATTTTCTAACCTGATTATTGATTAATTtacagttgttgttgtagttgttgttttagGGGGTTTCAGATTCGCACTAAAGTGTTAAACctcttttaattattaattaagaaATATTCTAAGCTTTAATAAACCATTTAATTGGCAAGtcattagtaggcccacacggaatatgCACGTGCAGAATtacgcagatttccgcagatttttagcccatcatcagttctgtttatttacttgagtaaatatgtgttaatctatatttattcagtttttaaattaatttcagtgatattattgactattatgaaaatgtttatctgatttcTGTACAATGCAGATGTACAGTataattttctgtcttttagtagagatatgatatgagagacttgctttgtttaccaaataaagtgaatctaattggatttgcattttaaacattaaataaaagttaaaaagatattactttttatttcacgtattaaggttttagttatgatactcccaaaacaaTACCGCAGCAATCCAAATccagatttttacaaaaattctctgcagaaatagcaaaaaatgtctgcagattctgtctggccctagtcattaGTTTAATTTCAGTTATTGAAATGATTAGATAATACAGCACACTATTTTTggagtatttaatttaattaacaggGTCTCTGCGGGgccttaaaaatactttaaaatgtcttaaattcctaaaacaaaattttaggccttaaaaagtcctaaatgtACCTGCATATTGTGTTGTAGctcttaaataatttaaaacaggtTCCCATGTCTATGAAAAGCTACTCATTCATGCCCAAATCATCCAATCACCAGCATTCCATCTCAATAGAACTTTTACCAAATGGTTACATTTTTAACTCGGTTTaccaatatagtttaattattttccttacaataacatttgtttaagagTCATTTATTTAAGGTGAGGACACTGACCTAGAGAGACCTTTATTGCATATATTtcgattgtatttttttaaataaaatgttatgttgaaaaaaaaaaaagtgcatctaTGAAAtcagagtttgcttgttttgatacattttaaatatatgacaaaaaaattaagtaaattaactaaattagaATTTCTTTCATAAGAAAAGGAAAAATCTTTTCCTTTTCCATTAGAAAAAAACCCTTGAAGTGTTTATCCCTGTATAAGTCTTAAATTTCATTGATAATGGTCTTACATTTGacttgcagaaaccctgaattaaatttcattttatagGCTTTTGtactcaccaaggctgcattaatTTAATCCAAAATACGTAAATATTTTGAATGTAAGTGCTAttggaaatattttttctttactaATTTGCTAATTTGCTGCTCAAGTAACATtctttactactactattattattattattattattattattattattattattatcatcatcatcatcaatgagatgaaaatacaaaataaaaaaattaatagcaaaccaggtgaatccagcatgtctgtgcaagaagatcaactacTGTAGATTGCAAATGATGGTGGCCTTGCTCGCATATTGCATCTTTTCCACTCGCAAGttatttatttccaatggaggcgtgtGGTTTGTGTGCGCATATTGGGAGTGAAATGCTCACGTTTTCCAAGCGCacacagttgaaaacatctcaacttttcagGATGctgcaagtcacgtgacaagTCACAACCGTTGTACTCTATATGTGCACAGCCTtcatgaaaatagaaaaaaataatttgttttctaaTGTTGTGGTCATTTAGGAAAAGAGCCACCAAACgtttgcatttaaatatttatttattttctactgTTAAAATTGTGCCCAAGTTATTTTTGTCCCAGAAGTCAAAACAAGGGTTAAAcagttacaaaaaataaaacaaaactctgAGATCAAGAGTTGGGGAAGGGGTTTTCTGAATTCAACCTTTAAGTTTCTCCAAAGTTCGAGCTCATAGTCTGATGGTGTCCTCTCTTGCACTGTGGATATTTCCAGATATACAATGTTCATAAAAGTGAGAATCCAATAAATGGAGGCTTCCACATTATCACAatatttttgtgtgtggatgCTATCTTGCCTGCTCCTCTGGTTTCTAAAATTTGAGTATAAGCTCAGTGTTTGACAGAAAGTGTGCCAGCAGAGGGCGATATCACACCAGAGAGCAGCAGATACATGCATATAACATGATCTCCTCACAGCAGTCGGTGCTTCTTCACTTCAAAATCACTTCTGcttatgtaattaaatataagCAGAGGTAATTTCTGGTAAAACAAGTTTGATCTCTCTCAGACACCTGCAGAAATGGACCTGGCATCTATATGGGTTGGTTTAACTGAATCACatctgcaagttttttttttttttcctcagctaagcatgtttaaaatgatttattaaagcaACAAATATAAATGTAGTCTTCAGATTTTTTGTGTCAACGTtcaaaaatcaaataattaaGACAAATATCAACAGATTATGGAGATGAAAATACTTTGCACTGTATACGAACTAAACATATCTGTAGTAGAAACACAGAGACGATTCTGTCCTCTAATGCATTTGGTTCCACTTCCCCCTCGTGCCcccaaaaatattttctaaatcttTTTATTAGTACACAAAATTTTGCGTATGTTTTaagattatataattattatacacTAATTAATCACATGTTATAattacactattattattattattattatttcaatatatttttcgTAATTTATTAGAAAAAAGACATGGAAGCATAGAGCATATTTCTGTTATTTCCAATATCTGTGACTTTAGTGTTAGTGCTTttctgtatattcattcattcattttcctttggcttagttcctttattcatcagaggaatgaacggccaacttatccagcatgtgttttacacagcagatgccctttcagctgcaacccagtactgggaaacattcatacacactcattcacacacactatggccagtttagtttatttaattcacctatagcgcatgtctttggactgaaaaaccggagcacccggagaaaacccacgccaacacggagaacatgctctccacacagaaatgccaactgacccagctgggactcgaaccagcaaccttcttgctgtgaggcgacagtgcgaTTCACTGAGCCACGTGTCACCCCCAATTCTATATATTACGTCCTCTAAATCTAACATGTATTTGAATGACTAGTTTATCTATTTAATTGATATTAACTAGATCTAATTGGTTTTTAAAATATACTGTTTTGATGTTTATTGAAATTAGTGTTGGGTAAAACATTAATTGCGATTAactgcatataaaataaaaatttgttttcTCATAATTGAAGTGTGTTTACtttgtatattatgtatatacactaactggccactttattatttcacctgtccaactgcttgttaatgcaaatttctaatcagccaatcacatgacagcaacccaatgcatttagacatgtagacatggtcaagacgatctgctgcagttcaaaccgagcatcagaatggggaagaaaggtgatttaattcacattgaatgtggcatggttgttggtgtcagacgggctggtctgagtatttgagaaactgctgatctactcggattttcacacacaaacatctctagggtttacagagaatggtctaaaaaagagaaaatatccagtgagtggcagttctgtgggcacaaatgccttgttgatgcaagagtttaaaggagaatggccagactgaatccagctgatagaaaggcaacagtaactcaaataaccactcgctaaccaaggtatgcagaagagcatctctgaacacatacCGCATCAaactttgaggcagatgggctacagcagcagaagaccacaccaggtgccactcctgtcagctaagaacaaaaactgaggctacaattagcacaggctcaccaaaattgaacaatagaacattggaaaaacgttgcctggtctgatgagtctccatttctgctgcgacattcacatggtaggttcagaatttgatttcaacaacatgaaagcatggatccatcctaccttgtatcatcgcttcaggctgctggtggtggtgtaatggtgtgggggatattttcttggcacactttgggcccattagtaccaattgagcattgtgtcaatgccacagcctacctgagtattgttgctgaccatgtccgtcccgttatgaccacagtgtacccatcttcagatggctacttccagcagtataacccgccatgtcataaagtgtgaatcatctcagactagtttcatgaacatgacaatgaattcactgtactgaaatggcctccacagtcaccaggtctcaatccaatagagcaactttgggacGTGgaggaacaggagatttgcatcatagatgtgcagccgacaactCTGCTGCAACTGCGGgatgatatcatgtcaatatggaccacaatctttaaggaatatttccagtaccttgttgaatctatgtcatcagttctgaaggcaaaagggggtccaacccgatactaggaatgtgtacctaataaagtggccggtaagtgtataaatGCACATCGATATGTATATTTGAGAAAATAGTTATTTATAATcagatataaaatgtataatataaatttaaatatttatgtaaagaagttgttttgtatagttttattttttattacataaacataataaatgtataacacaCATATATTCTATAaaccaaatttttattttggaatTTAGATGTgcttaatcatgatt
This sequence is a window from Danio rerio strain Tuebingen ecotype United States chromosome 16, GRCz12tu, whole genome shotgun sequence. Protein-coding genes within it:
- the bola1 gene encoding bolA-like protein 1 isoform X1, coding for MLSSALRCLRPISSTLVLSRPLAHHMDPSVPRPVETTIRTKLSKALNPEHLEVINESHMHAVPPGSESHFKVLVAKTPQQWSSNPSLAKSPPCMGGSRHDHTMAEKLKAGRD
- the bola1 gene encoding bolA-like protein 1: MLSSALRCLRPISSTLVLSRPLAHHMDPSVPRPVETTIRTKLSKALNPEHLEVINESHMHAVPPGSESHFKVLVVSPQFEGLSLLQRHRLVNETLKEELSTCIHALSIQAKTPQQWSSNPSLAKSPPCMGGSRHDHTMAEKLKAGRD